GCTCTCGTTGCTCTGCAGCATGGTGATCAAGTCGAAGCCAGGTTCCTCCCCGGCCGCCGTCCGAGCGGCCTTGTCGTGCCAGAGCGCAGTCAGGCCCCGCGCCATGTCGCGCACACCCTCAAACACCTCGTCATTGTCCGAGGGCCCGCCGTTTGCTTGCTCCATCGACGTTGCGGTATCCGACCAGTAGACGAGCTTTCGGCGCTGCTCGTAGGGGAAGTCCAACAGCGTCGCAAGCATCCGAGCAGTCAATTCGACCGAGACGGTGTGCACCCAGTCGAACGGCTCATTCACCGGCAGGCTGTCCAGCACCTCCTGTACGCGCGAGCGGATCAGTCCCTCCATCTCACGCAGATTCTTCGGCGCGACCACCCCTTGGACGGCCGCCCGCTGCCTGTCATGTTCCGGCGGATCCATCGCGATGAACATCGCCAGATCCAAGAAGCGAGGCGGCCTCCCGATAATGATGAACGGCTCGGCGGAGAACAACCCGTGGTTCTTGTCGACCGCCACGATGTCGGCATGCCGAGTCACGGACCAGAACGGACCGAACGGACTGGTGGGCTGAAAGTGAATCGGAGCTTCGTTGCGCAAACGCTCGAAATACGACTGCCAGCGTCCCTGGCGGTAGAGGAATGGATTGCTCATGTCGATGTCGAGCAGATTAACGTCCTCCACCGGCGGTATGGGGGCCTCGGTGAAGATCTTCTGACCGTTGGTCCGGGTCACCCAACGCCGAGCCTTATCGTACATATGAGCGGATTGGATTTGCCGGTCGATTGGGACGGTCGACTGCACCTTGTCGGCGATTGCTCGGGAGATACTCATGGGTTGACCTTCACTCTCTGATCACATCTGGAATTCGGGCGTCCGGACGATCAAGCCGTCCCACTCCTCGGAAACCGGCATCTGGCAGGACAACCGAGAGGTCGGCTGACGCTCAGGACTCATTGCCAGCATTTCCTCTTCAGCTGGGCCGGACAGACCCACTTGTTCCGACCACTGCGGATCGACGACTACGTGGCAGGTGCCACACGCGGCCTCACCGCCGCAGTCGCCATCGATGCCGGGTATTGCATTATTCGTGGCGACCTGCATCAGTGACTGGCCCTCTTCGAGAGGTGCCTCGTGCTTATCGCCGTCGTGCGAGACAAACGTGACGACTGCCATAGTTAACTCCTGATACGTTGTCCGCAGAGTGTTCCACGTCACTACAACTATGATCGGGAAAACGCTTAGAGGCTATGCAATTTCGAGTCAAAAACTTGTGAATTCGGCTCAGGAAGGTCGGAGGCAATTGCGCGTCGATGATGCGGGTGTACCTCCAGTCGCGTTTGTGCAACTGCTTAAGAGCAATGCCCTCGACTTGCCCGCCGTGGAGCGCCTTCGCCGCGTTATGACGCGTGAAGAAGTAGACGTCTCGACGTTGGTCAAGCATGGCGTCCAGGCTCCACTGCGGTGGTTTCGAGAGGTCTACCCCGGCCTCGACGTAAACCAGGCAACTCTGCTCGGTGTCGCGTTCGCCGGCCAGGCGCAGTTGACGTCCTTCGGCCCGTTGAGCTTTCCACTGGTCAGCGCAGGATCGGTGGCCGAAATCATGAAACTGCTCGAATTTCTACCTTTGATTACTACCGCCGTCAGTCCACACTTTTGTGCAAGTGACCGAGGCCTCACCGTAGGGTTCACCGGCCACACGAGCGATTCGGCGCTAGACTGCTTGGCCGTCACCTACTGCGGGTCGGTGTTGCTACGGCTGCTGGACATGCTCGTCGACGACGCGCGGACCATCACGCTTCACATCGGTTGGCCGGCGCCCGTCGTCATGACCGAGCACGAGGACAACCTGTGGCTAGCCGGACGCCTATTGTTCGACGCTCCAATGTCCTACCTCCACGTTCCCGCGGACACTCTCAGCGAGGTGTGCCGGTTTTCGGATCCCGTCGCCTACCGCCTCGCCGTCTCCGAGCTCACGCGAGATCTCGACCAGCGCAGCGGGACCACGTCGTATTCCGCCAAGGTGAGACAGCTTCTAGAAGAGGATCCGAGCCGGCGCAGTAGCCAGTCGGTCTCCGACGAGCTCTCCGTGTCGACGAGCACGCTCAAGCGGCGCCTCGCCGAAGAGGGGACCACATTTCGCGAGTTGCGCGAGTCATGCCTGCGTGAGAACGCCGTGTTGCTACTGCTCACACGATCGATGTCGGCGAGTCAAATAGCCACGGAGCTCGGATACGGCGATCCGACCAACTTCTCGCACGCCTTCAAACGATGGACCGGCCTCTCCCCCAGGCAGTTTCGACTAGCGCGCCGCTGAGCAATTCCAGCGACTCCCTAGGCACCCAAATCGCGGTCGCTCGGTCGGACCGTCGAGTAAACGTAAGGCCCTCCGGGCACTTTTGAACCCAATTTTGAATCACTCTTCCGTTTCACCACCCGCTGCCATAGTGTCGCTCTGACGACGACAGTGGAGACCTTGATCACACTAAGGAGTTTCGGATGGACGACGACCCGCAGCCCGAGACCGAGCTAGTCACCGAGACCCTTGTCGAGGCGGTGTCGATCGACGGGATGTGCGGGGTCTACTGACAGTGCCGTCGCCCGCACAGGATCTCGTCGGAGCCTGGCGGCTACATCCGCAGGTCGCCGTTCGACCCGAACCGTTTGGAGCGCTGCTCTACCACTTCGGGACACGAAAGCTGTCGTTCCTCAAGAACCGCACCATCGTCGCA
This genomic stretch from Mycobacterium paraterrae harbors:
- the mftB gene encoding mycofactocin biosynthesis chaperone MftB (MftB, a small protein, is a peptide chaperone that assists the radical SAM enzyme MftC in performing two modifications to the C-terminal Val-Tyr dipeptide of the mycofactocin precursor peptide, MftA. MftB's role is analogous to the role of PqqD in the biosynthesis of PQQ, a cofactor that derives entirely from a Tyr and a Glu in the precursor PqqA.) codes for the protein MRGLLTVPSPAQDLVGAWRLHPQVAVRPEPFGALLYHFGTRKLSFLKNRTIVAIVQSLGEYPDLRSACRAAAIDATQEAPYLHALGVLIDSNILVPEGDA
- a CDS encoding cytochrome P450; this encodes MSISRAIADKVQSTVPIDRQIQSAHMYDKARRWVTRTNGQKIFTEAPIPPVEDVNLLDIDMSNPFLYRQGRWQSYFERLRNEAPIHFQPTSPFGPFWSVTRHADIVAVDKNHGLFSAEPFIIIGRPPRFLDLAMFIAMDPPEHDRQRAAVQGVVAPKNLREMEGLIRSRVQEVLDSLPVNEPFDWVHTVSVELTARMLATLLDFPYEQRRKLVYWSDTATSMEQANGGPSDNDEVFEGVRDMARGLTALWHDKAARTAAGEEPGFDLITMLQSNESTKDLLSRRPLEFLGNLVLLIVGGNDTTRNSMSGGVLALNQFPDQFEKLKSNPDLIPNMVSEVIRWQTPLAYMRRIAKADTVLNGQFIRKGDKLVMWYASGNRDERVFDRPDDLIIDRANARNHISFGFGVHRCMGNRLAELQLRILWEELLTRFDDIQVVGEPEYVQSNFVRGISKMMVRLTPKSDT
- a CDS encoding 2Fe-2S iron-sulfur cluster-binding protein codes for the protein MAVVTFVSHDGDKHEAPLEEGQSLMQVATNNAIPGIDGDCGGEAACGTCHVVVDPQWSEQVGLSGPAEEEMLAMSPERQPTSRLSCQMPVSEEWDGLIVRTPEFQM
- the mftA gene encoding mycofactocin precursor MftA (Mycofactocin is a small molecule electron carrier derived from the final two amino acids, Val-Tyr, of MftA, the mycofactocin precursor. It plays a role in redox homeostasis and the metabolism of alcohols and aldehydes in Actinobacteria, including Mycobacterium tuberculosis.), which translates into the protein MDDDPQPETELVTETLVEAVSIDGMCGVY
- a CDS encoding helix-turn-helix domain-containing protein; this translates as MRVDDAGVPPVAFVQLLKSNALDLPAVERLRRVMTREEVDVSTLVKHGVQAPLRWFREVYPGLDVNQATLLGVAFAGQAQLTSFGPLSFPLVSAGSVAEIMKLLEFLPLITTAVSPHFCASDRGLTVGFTGHTSDSALDCLAVTYCGSVLLRLLDMLVDDARTITLHIGWPAPVVMTEHEDNLWLAGRLLFDAPMSYLHVPADTLSEVCRFSDPVAYRLAVSELTRDLDQRSGTTSYSAKVRQLLEEDPSRRSSQSVSDELSVSTSTLKRRLAEEGTTFRELRESCLRENAVLLLLTRSMSASQIATELGYGDPTNFSHAFKRWTGLSPRQFRLARR